GTTGCCCTGTTTGTCATGTTTGTTGCAGCCGTCATGGCTGAGCTGGCATCCGCCATTCCGACAGCAGGCGCGCTCTACCATTGGGCGTCTATCCTCAAAAACAAACGCTGGGGCTGGTACACCGCATGGATCAACCTCATTGGACAAATCGGCATCGTGGCCGGTATTGATTACTCCGTAGCCCTCTTCGCCGATCCGCTCATTGCGAGCGTGTTCGGTTATGATTCCAGCAATACAACGGTATTGATTTGTTTCACAATCATTCTGCTGACGCACGGCATACTGAATCATATTGGGATCCGGATCGTTTCGAGGCTGAACGACTTCTCCGCCTGGTACCATATCGCTGTGGTGGCAGTGCTCGTTCTGTCATTGGCCTTCTTCACCAAAGGCAACCTGAATCCTGTTGCTTATTTGTTCAAAGTGGGCGAAACATTCTCCGATAAACCTTACATGTTTGCTTTTTTAATCGGGCTTTTGCAAGCGCAGTGGACCTTTACGGGATATGACGCCTCCGCGCATACCATTGAAGAGACGATCAATCCGCGTGTTCGCGCGCCTTGGGGTATTTTCACATCCGTTGCCTACTCGTTCGTCATTGGCTTCATCATGCTGGCATTTGTCACCTTGTCCATCAAGGATGCCGGTGCTGCGGCTGGTTCTAGCAACGCCTTCATCTATGTTATCAGCCAAGCGCTAGGCGGGACATTCGGCTCGGTCATTCTATGGCTGGTCACAGCGGCGATGTGGTTCTGCGGCCTGGCTTCCATCACTTCTTTTTCCCGCATGATGTACGCCTTCTCCCGGGACAAAGGCATGCCGCTCAGCCATCAATGGGCGCAGATCTCCAAGAAATACCGCACACCAGCCAAGGCGATTTGGTTGGCGATTATCCTCTCCTTCCTGCTTGCTTTCATCGACTATATCATCAAACTAGTTAACCCGGATGCGACTTACACGACCATTGCTTTCCTGACGGCAGTTAGTGTTGTCGGCTTATATGTGGCTTATGGCATTCCGATTTATCTCAAGCTGCGGGCCAAGGCAGAGGGAAGATTTCAAGACAAGCATCTAGGGCCGTGGAATCTCGGGAAATACAGCACAGTCATCTCTGTTGTGGCCTTGGTGTGGATTATTTTCATCTGTGTTGTCATGGTGATTCCTCCCAATCAAATGGCTGGATATGCCGTAGCCGGTATGTTGATTCTTCTCATTATCATGGATTTGACGTATTACAAGAAGCACTTTCCAGGGCCGCAGGCGGCGCTGAATACTTCGATGGACGAAATTTTACGCCGGGAAAAAGAGTTGGAACATTAATCCTCTGTTTAACATTTACTAGATTTGGGCATCCTTTTACTAGAGTCGAAGATTCTAGTGAAGAGGTGCCTTTTTATATGCAGAAAATATGGTTGATTTCATTCCTATGCCTTTCAATTGCAGGTCTTATCTTTGGCTGGGTTCGTCAGGCCGATGCGCATGGTGAGCAAGAAACACTGCAGCTATTGAACACAGTCAGACCCTATATGACGAGCGAAAATCAAATTACTTTCAAATATACAGGCTATTACGGAGCATGCGGGGGATTAGACCAGAAGATGCTGGAAGTCGGCAAGGAGCTATCTCAGAAGCTGGGCCTTCCTCAGACAGCGGTATTGCGTGAATCGAACGACCATCCCATTTATACCGCTGCCAAGGAGGTTGTCTCCGGGGCTGAAGCCACTTTAACGGTCGCAAGTCCGTCAGGACAAGCAGGCTGCTATACCGTATTGCGACTAGATGCTTCGCCACAAAGCGAACAGTCTGAACTCATCAAGTGGCAGGATCAAGCGGACGAGCAATTGAAGAAGCTGGGCATCCAAGGCCAGTGGAATGTCATGGTGCAGGGGTATGCAGTTGAACAAGCTTCAGCTGGACGAATGGATTCCGATGCGTTGGTAAACCGTATGGTTCGGGCATTCAAAGGCAATATCGTGGAGCGCTATGAGGATCAGAAAACGGTGAGCATGTCCTTAGCGTCGGAGGAGTTCCAAACTTCCATTCAAAGCGGAAACAACAAGGTGAACCTGCAAATTGCTCTTCATCAAGAATCAACGTCGGGCTTATGGCGCTTAACCGTAGGCACTCCAATCATAACGATGGAATACTAGTCCATTTCATAGAATTATATAAATCGAAGGGGTGCGAATATGAATACTGTAACCAAGCCATTCATTCCTGGCATTATTGCTGAAGCTATTGAGAACCTGCGAAGCGATGGTTGGGTCGATGACGATTTCTTTAACTTTGCGCAGTATGATGAAGAGCGTCCTGAGGCTAGGCTCTTATTTCACTTCTTTCGCAACAATCGCGCAATGTTTGCAGCGGCTATTGTGAATAGCTACATGGTTCTTGAGGATGGCAACCAGCAGGAAATTAATCATGCCTATCGAAATCATCTATAGATTCCAGCCAGTTTAACTTACGAAGGACGGGTGGTTAGGCATGCATAGCAAA
Above is a genomic segment from Paenibacillus sp. HWE-109 containing:
- a CDS encoding amino acid permease: MSTPSNHHEKDKSDLNKFGYAQELLRSMGGFSNFAISFSIISILTGAVSLYGHGLTYGGAGMMGFGWPIVALFVMFVAAVMAELASAIPTAGALYHWASILKNKRWGWYTAWINLIGQIGIVAGIDYSVALFADPLIASVFGYDSSNTTVLICFTIILLTHGILNHIGIRIVSRLNDFSAWYHIAVVAVLVLSLAFFTKGNLNPVAYLFKVGETFSDKPYMFAFLIGLLQAQWTFTGYDASAHTIEETINPRVRAPWGIFTSVAYSFVIGFIMLAFVTLSIKDAGAAAGSSNAFIYVISQALGGTFGSVILWLVTAAMWFCGLASITSFSRMMYAFSRDKGMPLSHQWAQISKKYRTPAKAIWLAIILSFLLAFIDYIIKLVNPDATYTTIAFLTAVSVVGLYVAYGIPIYLKLRAKAEGRFQDKHLGPWNLGKYSTVISVVALVWIIFICVVMVIPPNQMAGYAVAGMLILLIIMDLTYYKKHFPGPQAALNTSMDEILRREKELEH
- a CDS encoding YwmB family TATA-box binding protein, which produces MQKIWLISFLCLSIAGLIFGWVRQADAHGEQETLQLLNTVRPYMTSENQITFKYTGYYGACGGLDQKMLEVGKELSQKLGLPQTAVLRESNDHPIYTAAKEVVSGAEATLTVASPSGQAGCYTVLRLDASPQSEQSELIKWQDQADEQLKKLGIQGQWNVMVQGYAVEQASAGRMDSDALVNRMVRAFKGNIVERYEDQKTVSMSLASEEFQTSIQSGNNKVNLQIALHQESTSGLWRLTVGTPIITMEY